The genomic region ATGCTGCAAATATTGTATATTGAGCTAAAGTTAAATTGAACCTTGTATGATAATTTGTGTAACCAGATTCAATACTTTGTAATGAGTATGTACAATGGATTTTGAACTGTACTATTTTTGTTACAGGTTCTCTGGGAATCCCCAGTTGAAGGCATGAAGACATCAAATGTTGGCCTGGACAGATGTACCAACAGTCCACCACACTGACCTCTGCTTTTGCATGGATGGCTGATCAATACCCTGTTCTGTGAGGGTATTATTATTGAAAAACTGAACACCTGTGACAGTGGGATTTGTAGTTGTAAAGAATAGTCACACATCAGTgcacttagggtgctttcacatctctagttcagttaatttggtccgaaccaaggccaaacaattaaataatacattgttgcattttacagcttttttggttccttttcacaccacactgattgctttggtccgaaccagttgaaacacgtgacaacatccacatcactcattggccatggtgtattacctaaactgcttttcgattggtcagaatttactttGTGGGAAAATTTcaacagaagaggaaaagccagcaaactataacacTATAGAAAGACGACTGCGGGcaggttttgtccctggccataatctactacatatTGTGTATtaaccacagtatgcaaacaatacctttctataatgaagcgcggatgcgacttgaaaacaacgtattgcagacggcgagcgcacatcactcgtcacttcaatcggaggcgtgcattaattattcttaactctgACACGCTCAttccgaaaatatttccaacgatctatcaggtaataatgtcatgcacataatgtcagcgcagctaactacggcagctggtttagtcaaaatattatcagtacttttgcagttggttctgttcgaggtcggatcaagTTCTCACCACCAGCTAACCGCGTttcagagttcgtttgaaagcgcaccgagaccagctcttcaaggaggtctcggtacgcttgtttagtccgcttttggtgcgcacccgagtgcgattgctgctttcaccaaacgaaccgcaccaaagagggaaatgaactctagtacgattcaactgaactaaataaggcaggtgtgaaagcacccttaaagtcagaaaaaatgttttttttagaagtTGCAAACTTTTCTTTCTCTTACAAAGAACACAACAGTTAAACCTTTTCAAATTATTTTCTGGTGGTGCACAAGTCCTATTCTACAAATTAACAAATGAtaaaaacatgacaaaacatgatATGACTTCATGCTCTGCAGTCTTTATATAAACATGAATTCAACGTTTAAAAACagtatattcaaaatataaaaaaaatatctactTGACTTTAATACAAAGGTTTCTCGTCAATGTAATGTAAAGTGTAGTGTGACCATACCTTTATTCTGCGTTTGGTGCACACATGTATCAAAAGTGTGAAGCCATGGACAAATTTTACTTGTTAGATGATGTGAGATCGTGAGtatgattttttcccccttgaTGTAAAAAATGAGCCCacaattttattaatttgtgatTTGTAGAATAGGATTAGTACAAATGTAActgttgtgtttgtgagagaaaaGAAAACTACAAGTTTACAAATCctaatacattttctcagtgaCTTTACTGAAATTTTCTCCACTGTCAGCAGTGCTTAGTTTTGCTAAAATAATACTCGATATTATACAGCACATGCATAGTTTGAGTCGATGTTCTGGTTATATTTTTTCCAGTCTCAATTTACCAATGCCAAACCTATTTCATTAACAACTATTAATTCTGTTTGTAGTCAATATATATACAATTGATATTTAATTCAAGAGATTGGCTGGACTTTGCAGACTCGATCAGTATTTCTCGTCAAACTTTAATTTTCCAGTTTCtctagtattgcatccttctcaTCGGTATTTAATAATGACTTTTCAGTGTGGTTTAAACCTCTTTTTTGGCTCataatatgcattttattttttaaagtaattaaaaatattttctctatGCTATTGAAAATGTGGGTTACATCTTTGTCACCTTTTTCACCAAGGAGTTTACACTTGCTGATAGTAGGCTGCAATAGTTGCAAAAGAAAACCAATTCATCTGCAATATTCTTCTGCCCTACATTTTCAAGGGTAAGCTTTCTCTATAAACCATCTACTCACccatatgcatttattttgtgtaacacaaaaagagTCACATAGTCTCAGTCACCATTAGAAAAGAACCTGTCATTTGAGTCTCATTATGTTCTGACTGACATATCCTTTTGTgctccaataaaaataatgtgtctGGTACATGATCAGTTGTTCTTGAGTAAATATTGCTTTTAATTTATGTACCTGTATAGCCTACCTCTTTGTGTATTTGAATGTAAATGCCTtttctattatatatatttttctattaaatgccttttctattatattgtcatattgaatatttatatagattgtttgctctaaacatgtaggctatctgTAACTGCtctgtaaatattaaaacaatgttaACTGAATGCTATGTGTGATTATTACATAAACAGGCTAATGTATCTTattagtattaagtatttgctatttttaaaacagaaaatgtgttaaTGTTAACTGTACCAAACTGAAATCAACATCGTGTTTCACTCAACTGACATCAACGTCATTCAGCATAAGGTAAGTAAAGTATCTGCGTAGATTGATGTTTTGAATGGAGTGTGTGACGTTGGTCTTTAATGCCGTGAGTATCGTTGATTCTATGCCAGTGTGCTATCTGGGTGTAACCCGAAAGGTTCGACCTAAATAAAGGTCCTAGAAAGCCCATGAATAGTGGCCAGGATTTGCTGTTTTGCATCGTCCACACGTCGGCCGGACAGCATTCGCGATCAAATGCCGATGTCTCGGCGACTTTGTCCCAATTAGCAAACGCTCTCTGATCGATGTCTTTCCGATGGAACTTTGTGCATCGCGCCGACATCGGCCCGACGTATGTGTGCTATCTGGGTATCTGCAGGCTGTGCAAAAAAGGACGAAAGAAAGTGAACCCTCCGCAGCCATATTCACGTACACTATACCCAGCAGTAGCGGCCTCGTTTCCGCTCTGCAGCCGCTTCTCAAAGACGACGGATATGTGGTCGAGCAGAAATGACACATTAAATGTCAATTAGAGCTTAGATCgtgctcaaaaaatcaagcccgaccctaccgGAGCTTGTGCTCGTTGTGTCTGAGCCTTGCCCGGCCcggcacattaactgtaattatgagaacgagcctgtaatgagcgaaGCGGACCGGTGTGACTCAtgttaaaactaaaattaacgaaataagctgataacatcactgttttcccaGAATGACTGGAAATCAAATTTTGCtgtaatattgtcctgtttaacactgtgaagctgttttaaaacaatcgtcattgtaaaagaactagtataataaataaagctgatttGGCTTGACTcggctcaataatccgcaggcgcgcgctcatgaaccgctcacctgtaaaataattaaatccagctcagacatttatctgttgctcactttgttgtagccattaaacaatatttgtcttctttctttttgcatattatttttgaataggcctattataatagtatttttcacaatttcatctgattatgatgtGCAAAGATGCAAGTGAGTCAGAAATgcttttggtggttatatttagtttaatattaagttttgttttgtagaaagcattctttcgttttgtttaaattgtatcttaattttaataaaggtttctttggCCAATTGCCtgggtttaataaataatatgcaaatggAAGACATGTGTCGAAGTCGCCGGAGTGATCGCTTTAATTTCTAATGAACTGGAGCGcgtgtctcataaataaaccgaaacgcagcagctacttgcctcacagacatatGCGCATAGAAAGCttaaaatgtccacttttaaacgaaaccaTTCGAAacgaaaatattttattaagcaaagtgcagtgttgacgCGAGCAGCTCATGCGTTTCTGTTCAGACTACTGCGCTCCTTCACTGcacgagctgtgagtttaacgcgCATTTTTACTTCACTTtgatatatttttctttcattttttatattataataattttattctaacacttttattttatagtatttaaaatacaggCCTATGGTTAGGTTTTATAGACATTTTCAACCGTTTAAGGTTGAGCTATTTTTTTTCCCGTTGagctattttttcccccaaaggtTTCTCTCTCGTTTTATTTTAAGCGTAAGTaggctattttaaatgttttccagGTTTCCATGTTTGATTAatgtttgtattattaataggctattatatttataatttagcctaataggaaataatatttttagagcgttttaaaacatttagccAAGCCAATGTGCTTCTCTTTGCGCGTGTATAATGAAAACACAACCAACGTCTTATCCATAATTCAATGTTTTGCTTTAACACATGTAGTTATGCATCAAAAACACTaaaaaggtgtgtgtgtatggtaactactatttataatgtatttggCAACGCAATGTCCTGTGAGTTTATCAGTCGTCATTTTTATGATGTCGATTATCGTCTGATAACACTGACTGTTATCGATATCGACATATTTGCGAGACATCGTCGATATATGATAAtatcgtcatatcgcccagccctaagtgACACTTGACATAAATTGTATTAAGAGACACTTTTACAATAGTTTTAACTAgattagttaatataatttaatcccAAAATACTAAAATGCAAGACATGATGTATACTATAGTTCAGAAGTTTAGAATTTGCTTTAAGAATTTAGTTATTTTATCCAGGAAGTTAGTGTAAGTAAGCATCAAAAGAAAACTATGTTGCAAAAGATtccgatttaaaataaatgtaatttcaaaCTTGCTATTCAaacaatcctgaaaaaaataagttgaaaaataaatttcacaaaaagagtaaaggaacactccaccgtttttagaaatagggctaattcagcttctttcctacatttatatatgtgggcaaatgcttTGTCTCATGCAtcgttttagtttggcagggtcggcGTTAGCTTACGATTCCATTTAATATGCAAagctatgttgccagctagcatgtcccaagtaagtgatcttaaaaaaaaaactaaaaaaacaaacaaacacctaattacttcttgtggcctggaAAAATGAAGGCtgctggaaaaaacaaaaatctataCAAGTCATACCTGTCAACACCTCTATTTTGacaattgtttttaaaagacatgacgtaaaaaaaaaaaaaaaaaaaaaaaaaaaaaaaaaaaaaaaagaacaaccaCCACACTGAACAAGTTAGAGATCACAAGACAAGGCAATAAGCTGGACAAATAATTTATTTCCGGGATCCGAAAGTCTCTGATATGATAGTTTAGGCAGAATAGAGAATAACTACACTCTCACCATAGTTCTCAGGTCCTCAACAGAGTTCACATGCTCCGGCTTTAAAAGTACTGTACGAGTCGACAGGACAGAgtaaaatcattaaataaagaATTTGACACGTCCAcaggacaacaacaaaaaaaaaaaaaccagcaAAGCAAACTACAAATACACTTCACCCATTACTACAGGACAGAATCTGGATCTACATGACCCAATTTTTTGTTTGCAAAGACATTTAGAAAAAGATACACTGCTGTTTCAGTCACTTCTCTTATGCGAAAAACTCATTCTTTCAAATTCACTTaaattgaaaaagaaaaaatattttacaatcaCTTTCTTGCACAATGAATTTATGATACATTATACCATACTTGAGGAAATAAAGCGATCTCTTTTAATGAAATTTAGAAAACCCATTTACAAAAGAAAATACTATTTCCTAAAGTAACTACAACCCCAAATGAATAACTTCTACAATTACAGTTGTACATTTCTCTTATATACACATTTAATGGCACACCATTTCAGTATCAGtagattacatttaaaacttttaacTCCACAAATGACTCTCGATGGGAGGCTTCATCTTTTTGCACTTCTGCTTAACTATAAATTAAACTGCCAAATGTGTCATTGTCACCAGCCTCTCAGTCAACTCTGGACCAGTAGAGCACATTCTCCTCCAAATGCTTCCATTTACTGGGATTACAATTCCTCAACCAAGCAAGGCTTTTTATCTCCATTTCATAAGTTGTATGCACGCTTTTAGGTTGACAAACACAGGCAGTTTAGTTTCTCCGTAGTGTTCAAATCAAGGATTTAGTGGTTACCAACAGCTGCAATATTAAATCCCATCTGCATTAGTCATGTACAGCAACCATAAACATTTTAACAGAGAACAAAGTGCCAAGCTCCGTGAAAAAAAATTTGCTTCCTCCACCTACTTAAATCAAGAAATTCCtgaaaaattaaatattcaGATTCAGAATAAAGCCCAAAATTATATTCAGCCCCTTTAAAGTGCAGTTGCACCGCTATTAAAATGCCAGAAGAGGTGGCTGTCAGTTTGCCGGTCAAGCTTTTTGCCTCTGCATGTTTTTCCACAAATCTTATGTACATACTTacatacaaataaacaaaaaagcaaGAAAATAAGTTAAATTCTCACACACAATACCGGTTGGCAGGCTGAGAATATAAATCAAACACGCCTGTAGTTGTTCTCCTGTTTACAGCAGGGGTTCTCTCAAAGCGTTATCAAAAAGATAATTGCCATTTTGgggagcaaaaaacaaaacaaaacaaaaaacagaacaagcATCCAACATCCTCCTCTGTGAAGTTGTTTGCGTTGTTACAGATCTATATACCATGTCTCGCATCGATTTATAGCAGCTGATGCAAAAAGCACCCACAGTTTCTCCATGCCCTTAGTCAATACTAAATACACTCCTGGTCCTGGGCAACTTTTTCTTCTGATGTAACAGGACAATTCAGGAAAAGAACAGAAGCCATGTTGGGAAGGCATTGGAAAAGTAAAATGAGTGGAAGAGGGCCTGAGAAGAAGCCCAAATCGTCCTCTGATGTCTGTGATGCTGGACAGATCATTTAGGGGAAAGGTCCTGAAGAGGTGTGAGGGGAGAGTTACTGGAGGAGGGCGACACTCCTTCCATCTTGGCGGGTGAATCTGAGGAGGAGCCAACGCTACTGAGACTCCCATCCAGAACATCTGGAGACAGGCTGGAGGAGACACAGATATAGGGCATGTTACAGACAAGCCATTATTCAGAGCTTTGAACCCATTCACAACATTTAGACAAATCTAAAGAAATGTTTgtttgtggtaaaaaaaaaaaaaaaaaaaattattattaattgtagACCAGACATTTGTGCAAAGTTTtccatttaaaacaatattttgaattgaCCGAGCATAAAAATAAATGGCTAAATGTAAATCTGAGAACGTTCAATGATATTGATGAACAATATAATAAGATTACGAGACTCTTGGtttaattaaatgcatttaaattacTAGTACCAAACAGCCTACTATATTACAGTATTTTAAGTACACTCTTCAAGTTTCCAAAAACAGACATTAAAGAAGTGAAACCATGAAAATAGTGAGAGCATCTCGTTTGTCATTTTGTCATTCATCTCTTGTGTGAGTAAACACTAGTCATGTCACAGCACAGGAAATTCAACATTTTATCCAAAACCTTGAAAAATAAGAATGTTCAATACAATTGGGAAAAATTGCCACAACATAAAGGGCATAAAAAATGAACAGTACTTAAAATTATAAGTATTTACTTGCTCGCTATTAAACAATTATACCTGTATTCCaaaactccggtgagaaatgaacctaggtgtaattaacagatggttacagagtagattgttctctgggatgcgttttcatgaaaatcgaatgtaaagagttttatctctaaaaacagattagctcaGTTAATGTAATTAATACCACtgacaaggctcaaaatagcctcacactaacacggcagcataatgagggtccctacatgcaaaccgaagcattgagaactttgaacgtgtacaaacagtttaataagaagatactttataaacactgCATTACGCATTTatggacaggcgccatcttggaaaacagtctcgacagTCTCTGGGGGGGTTGAAGAGAGAAGCGGGAAGGGGCAAATTGAACGGAGATACGGAGCGCGGCAGAGTTTTAGAGGATTTTTAGATtccaaaacaattaaaaaaggacaaaaacatGGGGATGTTGAGGAGGCATTTGTTGCTATCCTTGATCTAGACATGGATTGGTAAGTGAAGCTTGTCTTTTTTATGCTGAAACTGTGAGAAATGTCAGTGAAATAGGCATAGATTCAATGTTTTAGTTCAAAATACCACTGTTTCATgcatcattgtgtgtgtgtgtgtgtgtgtgtgtgtgtgtgtgtgtgtgtgtatacacgcGCGTATGCGTTGCATGTGTCCgttcatgtgtttacatgcactacattcatgtgtttgcgtgtgttcatgtgtttgcatgcatggcgttcatgtgtttacatgcatgtgATGTGTACATGAATGTGTTGGCATGTAagtaattattttgtattattacgTCATTGTTATTTGGTTGTTTTTATAACTttaagtgtttattttgtttttttacaattttgctTTAACTAATGTATTTTATAatggaaaatacatttataaatatattgtgAGTTTGTAATACAagcttttgtttttttcccagtGTGGCTTATACAAAAGCAAACGGGCCCTCCACAACACCACCTCAGAGGGGCCGTGGGGTAAAGAAAAAGGCTCCCGAGTGAAAACTCTGCAACCCAGTGTCACAAAAAGActtgtatatatgtattatagtttattcttcaagtttaaagagttaTTCTTTCGTTCATTGGGTTTCTGATTTTTTCTCAATAAAAAGCAGTAAAATGTATTCCCGTTTTTGACTATTTAAATTCTATTTTcaaacttaccacatacagtgAGGGTCAGTAACTAATTTATTGAAAGCCAGTTGTcttctgaaaaaaataacaccTTGCACTTGAGGATAGCACATTCTCTTATAATTCTACagtcaaacaaaaaaatatgtgaaaacGCCCTTTTTTAGCTTCAGGTTCTAAAGggttaaactgtttgtacacatacaaagttctcaatgcttcggtttgcatgtagggaccctcattatgctgccgtgttagtgtgaggctattttgagccttgttagtgatATTAACTAGCGATATATTTTTAccaccctgtgccccatagacaagcattatgagctaatctgtttttagagctaaaactctttaaattcgattttcatgaaaacgcatcccagagaacaatctactcggtaaccatctgttaattacacctaggttcatttctcaccggagttgtcctttaaattaAACTAATTCTTTAACATGACAGACTGATTTTGGTGGATGACAAAATACTTTCAATGCAGAGAACAACATCAACCAACAACATCTATCCAGACAAATATCCAAATACACATAAATGTACTCAAAATTTAAGTAATAAAAGCCTCCTGCAATAACTCACCAAGTGTTAAGTTCAGGCAAATGAGACACCTCTGTGGACAGCATGTTGGTGGTTCCCTGAAAGAGTCTCTTAGGTTGGCTTTCTGTCTCCATTTCACCTGAGCATTCACCGAAAACAAGGTTTATAGGTGTCCCGTGAAGTCTATCAACATTACAAAATCAAGTGTTAGAAGCGCTCTCTTACCTTTGCGTTTGAGGTTGCCCATAATGCTGGGCCTGATGCAGTTGATTGGGCTCTGACTCCTCCTGCTGGGCAAACTTTTGATGAGTGATCACAGCTACTTGCCCTAAAGTATTCTATACCATTATACCTATTATCAGAAGAATGACAGAACATAACTCACCTGAAGCGGCGTGTTGGGCTAGGAACCGGGCTGGGCGTCAGACCGTTACTGCTTACCAGGATTTGAAGAGATGGAGAGAAACACTGCTGctcagagacagagagacagagagatgtAAATCAAAGCATAaagccttaaaggtgcactatgtagtatttttgcagtaaaatatccaaaaaccactaggccagtgttatatattttgttcagttgagtacatacaatatcccaaatgtttcaaactatttgtaaattgcaagaaaattgctattttaactaaggaccgggacgtgtcagcatagcgtttgagggagtcgcctgtcaattgcgtcatatctgcgttaccctgtGTTTTATTTGGTAGAAGCTCTTTTCTCttagtgtgaacatgtcacagcagcgcagAGCAAATGCACAGACTAAcgtcataattttaaacacacttaaatgtatctaatatgataaacagagctgctttaccttataatcatgactggaaaaagcagaggtgcgggcgcccggcgactgtgtcccgtcataataaaagtcccggtgctcgcgagccgtgtttttgtttaacaatcgctccagcggccgtgcttacctccacaacactcggtcttgctctgctttacactacagtaatgcTAATAACCGCAtacatcaacatgatttctgcccgagtcctattttccatcggctgtgaggtgaacaccacatgtcccaagatactgcgctcacactcgGCATTAAACTACGCATTTGTATAGAATAggcggaaagttgcatagtgcaccttcaAAGCTGTCatttttccatccgctagaggtcatttattcaaaacaaaggcatagtttgatgacgccaagtttgagtgcAGAATCTCGGAcaatgtggtcttcacctcacagccagtggaaaagaatcgggataggactcatgttcatgaatgtgattattaacgttactgaagtattaagcagagcaggactgagcgttgtggagctgagcaagaccGCTGGAGAGAGAGATTGTTGAGCAACACAGCTTGCAAGCAGCGGAGCAGGGCTTTTCACTGGACTTGCCATATTCATGAcctcttttccggtcatgaAATGAGGTAAcgctgctctgtttatcataatagatacatttattgtgtttacaatgatgttatgacgttactctgacATTATGAGGATGTGCATTTGCTCAGCGCCTGCTGTAACATGTTCAGACTGCAGcgagagtaaagcgtttctgcaaaataaaaccggaaaccgagggtaacgcagatatgacattTGACAGGCAACCACCTTAGACGATATACTCAGACGTCCCacctccttggttaaaataataattctctcacaatttacaaatagttggaaacatttgggatattgtgagaactcaactaaacaaaatataacactggcctagtggttttgggatattttactggaaaaatactacatagtacgcctttaaataataataaataaaaaataccttCTTTCCGATCCCTCTAGTGGGTGAAGGAGCAGGAGACACAGGAACAAAATCAATCCGCTTTGGAGATGATGATTTCTCAAGATCATTATCACTCTAGAATAGAAtcaaaacaatataaaaatcaCTTACACGTGACAGGATTACTACTCATCAACCACTTTGTTACCTATGCAATGTTGGAGTTTTATACTACCATTCCAGTCTGTCCTTAAAAGACTGGTGGCCCTGTTGACTCCATGAGCTTTTCTCTAGCATGCTTCCATTTTCTCTTCCACAGTCCCATCAAAAAGGGAAAGAGGAAGTGTAGCAACATTGCTACTGCATGCATATCTGCATAAGAACGGTCATAATTTCGTTGCGAAATTGTAATAACTGTTTGCGCAGATAAAAGTTGAACCTAAATTGGGTTTTTTGCAATTAATATTGTTATTCATACTACTGCTTAAAACTTTGAAGTCCTTAAGATTAGTGACatctaaaaattcagctttgtgaTTACGggaattaaaatataaaaatatattaaaagaaGTGTTCAAAATATAACTTAAATGCAGGCGTGGTGAGcctaaaggccctttcacaataaagtgaagGTCAGCTGAACGGAGCTTTCACACAGAAACAACCGATTGCCTTTTCGCTAATTCACACCTTCACAATGCTGCACTGCTGACTAAGAATACAAAAAACTCTTACCAGACTAAGACTCTCCTCCCATGACTGGCTCATCTGCATGGCTGCCTGCACCTCTCTAGATCGTTTGAAATTAcagggggaaaatatcacacacacacgaatgattgttacaaatgtaaagtgcaatacaaataacattcattattattattattattaatgtcacaatcaatcaactttatttatatagcgcttttacaatgacaattgtttcaaagcagcttcacagtgttaaacaatattgcaacaaaatttgattcggctgtacagtcgctgtggagaaagcttattttaattaatcatatagcgacaatgttggcagatcaatattatagtttatagaattaaatcaacgatataaatataaatacaacaCTGCCATTTTCTCTCTCCAACCAATGACCAGAGCAGAGCGGTTTAATAAAAGCTATTGTTTAAGTATACAcaggaaaataaatgttatgaatAGTGGAAAAAGACAAAACATGCTGTCAACAACTGATAAATAAGAAACCAATGCCTTGGGGGTACAGCAGATGTGAGCTCTTACCGTTCATGAGCAGTTTCACGGTTCATCACATCAACACCCTCTTCCTACATGCAAGCATATAAACAACCCCATGAGAAAAAACACCAACACTGTAAATATCTACATATCTATAAATCAATCTAATTCTGAAAGACTGGTGGTTTGCAAAATAAACCTCAATGTACTTTTAGACACACTGCGCACATTTAAAAGTGGTGATTCTGATATgctattaaagggatatttcacccaaaaatttaaattagcccatgatttactcaccctcaagtcatcctaggtgtatatgacgttcttctttcagatgaataaaattggcgttatattaaaaatgtttgcctcttccaagctttataaggGCAGTGAATTGCTCCGTTTTTGAAGTtcgtaaaagtgcatctatccattatagagtaatccacacggctccagggggttaataaaggccttctaaagcgAAGCGTTTGTgttgaaaaatatccatatttaaaactttattaactAACTAATCTAGCTCCCACCAGATCAGGAagaaggggggaaaaaagaagaaaaaaaactggcaTGCAATGTCGTCAGACTTAGCGCAGGCATTTTTAACTGCGAGAGGATCTTTTTCCgcaagttgaatacagaagacGATCTGGTGGAAGCTAGATAAATGGACTATAAACATTACTTTTTACTTTATTGGACATTATTAAACCCCCAAGCGAAGTGGAGCAGTTTTATgattgacagatgcacttttatctTTAAgatccaggacatttttaatataactgattgtatttgtctgaaagaagaatgttatata from Pseudorasbora parva isolate DD20220531a chromosome 11, ASM2467924v1, whole genome shotgun sequence harbors:
- the pabir2 gene encoding protein FAM122B isoform X1, which codes for MNNQGMMSQEKMELDLDIPSTLVQSDGHLRRSNSEPMINGLSDASQVFQRDVLRSRRNSTTVVRPNVVPSSPVRVPSTRLQRIKQEEGVDVMNRETAHEREVQAAMQMSQSWEESLSLSDNDLEKSSSPKRIDFVPVSPAPSPTRGIGKKQCFSPSLQILVSSNGLTPSPVPSPTRRFSRRSQSPINCIRPSIMGNLKRKGEMETESQPKRLFQGTTNMLSTEVSHLPELNTCLSPDVLDGSLSSVGSSSDSPAKMEGVSPSSSNSPLTPLQDLSPK
- the pabir2 gene encoding protein FAM122B isoform X2, whose product is MNNQGMMSQEKMELDLDIPSTLVQSDGHLRRSNSEPMINGLSDASQVFQRDVLRSRRNSTTVVRPNVVPSSPVRVPSTRLQRIKQEEGVDVMNRETAHEREVQAAMQMSQSWEESLSLSDNDLEKSSSPKRIDFVPVSPAPSPTRGIGKKQCFSPSLQILVSSNGLTPSPVPSPTRRFRRSQSPINCIRPSIMGNLKRKGEMETESQPKRLFQGTTNMLSTEVSHLPELNTCLSPDVLDGSLSSVGSSSDSPAKMEGVSPSSSNSPLTPLQDLSPK